A portion of the Vespa velutina chromosome 5, iVesVel2.1, whole genome shotgun sequence genome contains these proteins:
- the LOC124949329 gene encoding uncharacterized protein LOC124949329 isoform X7, with product MATAVLSCRRSEFQCNNGHCVALNKVCNVVDDCGDGTDEVRQCSPCNKTYFGDVGKTYGLELHRPKEDKVPYICKLTFTAPGGDLGDIIQLNFDSFTLGKFVSFTAEGCPDGSLQISEAERPDVGGLWCGTTRDPAIYYSETSSVSITLKLLRLSKDQKAFNFDFRMAYKMIRKSDAVVRYGNPFVGMTQVTRTTMTTTTTTTTMTTTTTTMMTTTMASRTTSTAVNTEDKPTVEYTNTSMAMLMVEQHPVTPTKSTSEQYLGDLISGTYCSRIFSDCDQKKCRLQSPNFPGLYPRNLTCYYAVRQHEVPPGKYALISVGQPRGQLVAVRSRPATQGESPPRELHLWQDCDVIQDYVTVYDGYTTRDPVILKFCGGGEPVPEATSSGPEILVEFTTSPYGTFLHSTPQRSLHGFQLEVQRVRISQVKFVDADSPTYAKNKRCEFWLKGNSGGVLESPRHSLPRNSSCLYHLRGAGPTLPSPTPPRPLPKFPEQRPGTVWRRPAPVPPQPQFRVWLSILKFHVGITASAGTDEDCSTTLMVWDGEMMPLGECNEACEKERQRYIERLGEATSQVVARPANNTTLLARYCKDKVPRTCDHAILQNVSRPCSLGESFVSSGNSLTIEMRMIESTALRPVNFRALYEFVDLHQDGEAYGSGPCSRAFYSRNRDTYPDRRFQGPRDIFLYGRGGSKNLSCVYRFEGEHDEVVKLRFNRLLNGNRTCRSVSSSDFNRLLCIGSDNFSLKVLDLPWPNAPAVQRDCFCSNRSLPMNIKSSSNIVEVHLTVTSMNALDDYNNIFFEGTWEFVKTSPCLQKRRVRGPSGVIKYRWPLIDEDEVPTFSRNCEKHPWLIDPAPGQYLYVKTHGSIMTNRIKCATKNRIVLHAGGNIRASVCPKPMEDSREQVVEIFSDGWSVGSANFIPVPGRDPVRTIAVEFLISEPEAYGVTWLELTRRPATTSTAGLQMARDCVQRCPELDACINASLWCDGVSHCPSGYDEALKHCSMLLRLPPLHFALGVLAILTILVVIFIVIWRICRQRTSRSISQHRLKSISSETAIIEGKEVIC from the exons CCTGCAACAAAACGTACTTTGGCGACGTAGGAAAGACTTACGGTTTGGAATTGCATCGGCCGAAGGAAGACAAGGTGCCTTACATTTGCAAGCTTACCTTTACCGCACCCGGCGGCGATCTCGGTGATATCATACAG CTCAACTTTGACAGCTTCACCCTTGGCAAATTCGTTTCGTTCACCGCGGAAGGATGTCCAGACGGATCTTTGCAAATCTCCGAAGCGGAACGTCCCGATGTAGGAGGACTTTGGTGTGGTACGACGAGGGATCCAGCTATTTACTACAGCGAAACGTCCAGCGTCTCCATAACTCTGAAACTTCTACGACTCAGCAAGGATCAGAAGGCATTCAATTTCGATTTTCGGATGGCGTACAAGATGATCAGAAAATCCGACGCCGTTGTGCGCTACGGGAATCCTTTCGTAG GAATGACGCAGGTaacgaggacgacgatgacgacgacgacgacgacgacgacgatgacgacgacgacgacgacgatgatgacgacgacgatggcgtCGAGGACGACGTCGACTGCGGTGAATACCGAGGACAAGCCGACCGTCGAATATACTAATACTTCGATGGCGATGCTTATGGTCGAGCAACATCCGGTAACACCAACGAAATCAACCTCGGAACAATATCTCGGTGATCTCATCTCTGGAACTTACTGCTCGAGAATATTCAGCGACTGCGACCAGAAGAAGTGCAGACTGCAATCCCCAAACTTTCCTGGGCTTTATCCTCGTAATCTCACGTGTTACTACGCG GTAAGACAGCACGAGGTACCGCCGGGGAAATACGCGTTAATTTCGGTCGGACAGCCAAGAGGTCAATTGGTCGCTGTAAGATCTAGACCAGCGACGCAAGGCGAGTCACCGCCGCGCGAGCTCCATCTCTGGCAAGATTGCGACGTCATACAG GATTACGTGACCGTCTACGACGGTTATACCACGAGGGATCCGGTGATACTAAAATTCTGCGGTGGCGGAGAACCAGTGCCCGAGGCAACGAGCAGCGGACCAGAAATTCTCGTGGAGTTCACAACGTCCCCTTACGGTACCTTTCTACATTCGACGCCGCAACGTTCCCTTCACGGATTTCAATTGGAAGTCCAG AGAGTACGTATTTCTCAGGTGAAATTCGTCGATGCCGATTCACCGACGTACGCGAAGAACAAGCGCTGCGAATTTTGGTTGAAAGGCAATAGCGGAGGGGTGCTGGAGTCTCCCCGTCATTCTCTACCGAGAAACAGTAGCTGCCTCTATCATTTACGCGGCGCCGGACCCACTTTGCCCAGTCCCACGCCTCCGCGTCCTTTACCCAAATTCCCAGAGCAACGGCCCGGTACGGTATGGCGGAGACCGGCGCCGGTTCCACCGCAACCGCAGTTCCGCGTTTGGTTGTCGATTTTAAAGTTTCACGTTGGCATCACCGCTTCTGCCGGCACCGACGAGGATTGTTCGACGACTCTGATGGTTTGGGACGGAGAAATGATGCCCCTTGGGGAATGCAACGAAGCTTG CGAGAAGGAACGTCAAAGGTACATAGAGAGACTCGGAGAAGCGACTTCGCAAGTTGTCGCACGTCCCGCAAACAACACGACTCTCCTTGCCAGATATTGCAAGGACAAGGTTCCAAGAACTTGCGACCACGCGATTCTTCAAAACGTCAGTCGTCCTTGCTCCCTCGGAGAAAGCTTCGTATCATCCGGCAACAGCTTGACCATAGAGATGCGCATGATCGAGTCTACGGCTCTCAG GCCCGTCAACTTTCGAGCTCTCTACGAGTTCGTCGATCTCCATCAGGATGGCGAAGCTTACGGCAGCGGACCGTGCTCGCGTGCCTTTTACAGCCGAAATCGAGACACTTATCCAGATCGTAGATTTCAAGGACCTCGCGATATCTTTCTTTACGGTCGTGGTGGATCGAAAAATCTTAG TTGCGTGTACCGGTTCGAGGGTGAACACGACGAGGTCGTCAAGCTGCGGTTCAACAGACTTCTCAATGGAAACCGGACCTGTCGCAGCGTCTCCTCTTCCGATTTTAATCGTCTTCTTTGCATTGGATCCGATAACTTCTCCCTCAAA GTGCTCGATCTCCCATGGCCTAACGCACCGGCCGTTCAACGCGATTGCTTTTGCTCGAATCGTTCTCTCCCTATGAACATCAAGTCCAGCTCGAACATCGTCGAGGTACACCTGACGGTAACGTCTATGAACGCCCTGGACGACTACAACAACATCTTCTTCGAGGGTACTTGGGAGTTTGTCAAAACGTCGCCGTGTTTACAAAAGCGCAGAGTGAGAGGGCCTTCGGGGGTGATCAAATACAGATGGCCGCTCATCGACGAGGACGAGGTACCTACTTTTTCC AGAAACTGCGAGAAGCATCCTTGGCTGATCGACCCGGCTCCAGGACAATATCTCTATGTGAAAACCCACGGTTCGATCATGACGAATCGTATCAAGTGCGcgacgaaaaatcgtatagtTTTGCACGCCGGAGGAAACATTCGTGCATCGGTATGCCCGAAACCGATGGAAGATTCTAGGGAACAGGTCGTAGAAATTTTCAGCGATGGCTGGTCCGTCGGTAGCGCTAATTTCATACCGGTACCTGGCCGAGATCCCGTTAGAACGATCGCCGTGGAGTTTTTGATCAGCGAGCCGGAAGCTTATGGCGTCACATGGCTCGAACTTACCAGAAG GCCGGCGACGACGTCTACGGCCGGACTACAAATGGCCCGGGACTGCGTCCAACGATGTCCGGAATTGGACGCGTGCATAAACGCTTCCCTTTGGTGCGACGGAGTATCCCATTGTCCTTCGGGCTACGACGAGGCTTTGAAGCATTGCTCGATGCTCCTTCGATTGCCACCTTTACATTTTGCCCTCGGAGTTTTGGCTATTCTAACGATCCTCGTGGTTATCTTCATCGTTATATGGCGAATTTGTCGGCAACGGACCAGTCGCTCGATATCTCAGCACCGATTGAAGAGCATATCCTCGGAGACGGCGATAATCGAGGGAAAGGAAGTGATCTGCTGA
- the LOC124949329 gene encoding uncharacterized protein LOC124949329 isoform X2, with amino-acid sequence MSVRAEIRRSTAPPSLPRYNDIAEGCVCKFVGIPDVQRLICSCFLMATAVLSCRRSEFQCNNGHCVALNKVCNVVDDCGDGTDEVRQCSPCNKTYFGDVGKTYGLELHRPKEDKVPYICKLTFTAPGGDLGDIIQLNFDSFTLGKFVSFTAEGCPDGSLQISEAERPDVGGLWCGTTRDPAIYYSETSSVSITLKLLRLSKDQKAFNFDFRMAYKMIRKSDAVVRYGNPFVGMTQVTRTTMTTTTTTTTMTTTTTTMMTTTMASRTTSTAVNTEDKPTVEYTNTSMAMLMVEQHPVTPTKSTSEQYLGDLISGTYCSRIFSDCDQKKCRLQSPNFPGLYPRNLTCYYAVRQHEVPPGKYALISVGQPRGQLVAVRSRPATQGESPPRELHLWQDCDVIQDYVTVYDGYTTRDPVILKFCGGGEPVPEATSSGPEILVEFTTSPYGTFLHSTPQRSLHGFQLEVQRVRISQVKFVDADSPTYAKNKRCEFWLKGNSGGVLESPRHSLPRNSSCLYHLRGAGPTLPSPTPPRPLPKFPEQRPGTVWRRPAPVPPQPQFRVWLSILKFHVGITASAGTDEDCSTTLMVWDGEMMPLGECNEACEKERQRYIERLGEATSQVVARPANNTTLLARYCKDKVPRTCDHAILQNVSRPCSLGESFVSSGNSLTIEMRMIESTALRPVNFRALYEFVDLHQDGEAYGSGPCSRAFYSRNRDTYPDRRFQGPRDIFLYGRGGSKNLSCVYRFEGEHDEVVKLRFNRLLNGNRTCRSVSSSDFNRLLCIGSDNFSLKVLDLPWPNAPAVQRDCFCSNRSLPMNIKSSSNIVEVHLTVTSMNALDDYNNIFFEGTWEFVKTSPCLQKRRVRGPSGVIKYRWPLIDEDERNCEKHPWLIDPAPGQYLYVKTHGSIMTNRIKCATKNRIVLHAGGNIRASVCPKPMEDSREQVVEIFSDGWSVGSANFIPVPGRDPVRTIAVEFLISEPEAYGVTWLELTRRPATTSTAGLQMARDCVQRCPELDACINASLWCDGVSHCPSGYDEALKHCSMLLRLPPLHFALGVLAILTILVVIFIVIWRICRQRTSRSISQHRLKSISSETAIIEGKEVIC; translated from the exons CCTGCAACAAAACGTACTTTGGCGACGTAGGAAAGACTTACGGTTTGGAATTGCATCGGCCGAAGGAAGACAAGGTGCCTTACATTTGCAAGCTTACCTTTACCGCACCCGGCGGCGATCTCGGTGATATCATACAG CTCAACTTTGACAGCTTCACCCTTGGCAAATTCGTTTCGTTCACCGCGGAAGGATGTCCAGACGGATCTTTGCAAATCTCCGAAGCGGAACGTCCCGATGTAGGAGGACTTTGGTGTGGTACGACGAGGGATCCAGCTATTTACTACAGCGAAACGTCCAGCGTCTCCATAACTCTGAAACTTCTACGACTCAGCAAGGATCAGAAGGCATTCAATTTCGATTTTCGGATGGCGTACAAGATGATCAGAAAATCCGACGCCGTTGTGCGCTACGGGAATCCTTTCGTAG GAATGACGCAGGTaacgaggacgacgatgacgacgacgacgacgacgacgacgatgacgacgacgacgacgacgatgatgacgacgacgatggcgtCGAGGACGACGTCGACTGCGGTGAATACCGAGGACAAGCCGACCGTCGAATATACTAATACTTCGATGGCGATGCTTATGGTCGAGCAACATCCGGTAACACCAACGAAATCAACCTCGGAACAATATCTCGGTGATCTCATCTCTGGAACTTACTGCTCGAGAATATTCAGCGACTGCGACCAGAAGAAGTGCAGACTGCAATCCCCAAACTTTCCTGGGCTTTATCCTCGTAATCTCACGTGTTACTACGCG GTAAGACAGCACGAGGTACCGCCGGGGAAATACGCGTTAATTTCGGTCGGACAGCCAAGAGGTCAATTGGTCGCTGTAAGATCTAGACCAGCGACGCAAGGCGAGTCACCGCCGCGCGAGCTCCATCTCTGGCAAGATTGCGACGTCATACAG GATTACGTGACCGTCTACGACGGTTATACCACGAGGGATCCGGTGATACTAAAATTCTGCGGTGGCGGAGAACCAGTGCCCGAGGCAACGAGCAGCGGACCAGAAATTCTCGTGGAGTTCACAACGTCCCCTTACGGTACCTTTCTACATTCGACGCCGCAACGTTCCCTTCACGGATTTCAATTGGAAGTCCAG AGAGTACGTATTTCTCAGGTGAAATTCGTCGATGCCGATTCACCGACGTACGCGAAGAACAAGCGCTGCGAATTTTGGTTGAAAGGCAATAGCGGAGGGGTGCTGGAGTCTCCCCGTCATTCTCTACCGAGAAACAGTAGCTGCCTCTATCATTTACGCGGCGCCGGACCCACTTTGCCCAGTCCCACGCCTCCGCGTCCTTTACCCAAATTCCCAGAGCAACGGCCCGGTACGGTATGGCGGAGACCGGCGCCGGTTCCACCGCAACCGCAGTTCCGCGTTTGGTTGTCGATTTTAAAGTTTCACGTTGGCATCACCGCTTCTGCCGGCACCGACGAGGATTGTTCGACGACTCTGATGGTTTGGGACGGAGAAATGATGCCCCTTGGGGAATGCAACGAAGCTTG CGAGAAGGAACGTCAAAGGTACATAGAGAGACTCGGAGAAGCGACTTCGCAAGTTGTCGCACGTCCCGCAAACAACACGACTCTCCTTGCCAGATATTGCAAGGACAAGGTTCCAAGAACTTGCGACCACGCGATTCTTCAAAACGTCAGTCGTCCTTGCTCCCTCGGAGAAAGCTTCGTATCATCCGGCAACAGCTTGACCATAGAGATGCGCATGATCGAGTCTACGGCTCTCAG GCCCGTCAACTTTCGAGCTCTCTACGAGTTCGTCGATCTCCATCAGGATGGCGAAGCTTACGGCAGCGGACCGTGCTCGCGTGCCTTTTACAGCCGAAATCGAGACACTTATCCAGATCGTAGATTTCAAGGACCTCGCGATATCTTTCTTTACGGTCGTGGTGGATCGAAAAATCTTAG TTGCGTGTACCGGTTCGAGGGTGAACACGACGAGGTCGTCAAGCTGCGGTTCAACAGACTTCTCAATGGAAACCGGACCTGTCGCAGCGTCTCCTCTTCCGATTTTAATCGTCTTCTTTGCATTGGATCCGATAACTTCTCCCTCAAA GTGCTCGATCTCCCATGGCCTAACGCACCGGCCGTTCAACGCGATTGCTTTTGCTCGAATCGTTCTCTCCCTATGAACATCAAGTCCAGCTCGAACATCGTCGAGGTACACCTGACGGTAACGTCTATGAACGCCCTGGACGACTACAACAACATCTTCTTCGAGGGTACTTGGGAGTTTGTCAAAACGTCGCCGTGTTTACAAAAGCGCAGAGTGAGAGGGCCTTCGGGGGTGATCAAATACAGATGGCCGCTCATCGACGAGGACGAG AGAAACTGCGAGAAGCATCCTTGGCTGATCGACCCGGCTCCAGGACAATATCTCTATGTGAAAACCCACGGTTCGATCATGACGAATCGTATCAAGTGCGcgacgaaaaatcgtatagtTTTGCACGCCGGAGGAAACATTCGTGCATCGGTATGCCCGAAACCGATGGAAGATTCTAGGGAACAGGTCGTAGAAATTTTCAGCGATGGCTGGTCCGTCGGTAGCGCTAATTTCATACCGGTACCTGGCCGAGATCCCGTTAGAACGATCGCCGTGGAGTTTTTGATCAGCGAGCCGGAAGCTTATGGCGTCACATGGCTCGAACTTACCAGAAG GCCGGCGACGACGTCTACGGCCGGACTACAAATGGCCCGGGACTGCGTCCAACGATGTCCGGAATTGGACGCGTGCATAAACGCTTCCCTTTGGTGCGACGGAGTATCCCATTGTCCTTCGGGCTACGACGAGGCTTTGAAGCATTGCTCGATGCTCCTTCGATTGCCACCTTTACATTTTGCCCTCGGAGTTTTGGCTATTCTAACGATCCTCGTGGTTATCTTCATCGTTATATGGCGAATTTGTCGGCAACGGACCAGTCGCTCGATATCTCAGCACCGATTGAAGAGCATATCCTCGGAGACGGCGATAATCGAGGGAAAGGAAGTGATCTGCTGA